A stretch of DNA from Verrucomicrobiia bacterium:
ACACTCTTCCTGGCGCGTGAATGGGCGTCGAGCAATGTCCGCGTCAATTCAATTACCCCAGGGTTTTTCCCCGCTGAGCAAAATCGCAAACTCCTCTTCAACGCGGACGGCTCGCCCAGCGCCCGAACACAGGCCATTTGGGCGCATACACCCATGGCCCGCTTTGGTGAGCCGCGCGAACTGATTGGAGCAGCCCTCTTTCTGGCCAGCCAGAAAGCCAGCAGCTTTGTCACCGGAACCGATATCCGGGTGGATGGGGGATTTTTGGCGCAGACGATTTAGAGTGGAGGTGTCATGAAAGAAACCGTTCCGCAGCTCAGCCCTTCCCATGCCCGCGAGATTATTGCCCGCGCCTGCCCAACAGCGGCCTGCAGCGGCAAACGTATTCTGCTCATTATTCCGGATGGCACGCGCACCGCCCCGATTGGACTGGTGTTCCGCAGCTTGCACGAACAAATCGCCGGTGTCACAAAGGCATTCGACGTGCTGGTGGCCCTCGGCACCCATCGGCCCATGAGCGAAGCGGCCATTCGCCGCCGGCTCGAAATCTCCGAGCACGAGAGACTGGACCAATACCGCCAGGTCAAATTCTTTAATCATGCATGGGATTCACCTGCTGCCTTAAAGCAAATCGGCACGATCCCCGCCGAAGAAATCAGCCGGCTCACGGGCGGCCTGTTCGCGATGGACGTTCCCGTGGAAATCAACCGCATGCTCTTCGAGTACGACCAGGTGATCATAGCTGGCCCGGTTTTTCCGCACGAGGTGGTGGGGTTTTCCGGTGGCAACAAGTACCTCTTTCCCGGCGTAGGAGGGCCGCAGATTCTGAACTTTTTCCATTGGCTCGGGGCAGTGGTGACCAATCCGATGATTATTGGCAACAAATGGACCCCCGTGAGGAAAGTGGTCGATCGGGCTGGGGCGATGGTGAAGGTGGATAAGCTCTGTTTTTGCCTGGTGGTAGATGAGCAGAAGAATCTGGCAGGACTTTTTGCCGGCACACCCGAGCAGGCTTGGGACCAGGCGAGCGACCTTTCCAACCAAATCCACATAACCCGCAAACTCAAGGCCTTTCACACGATCCTTTCCTGCGCCCCGCCGATGTACGACGAGCTGTGGACGGCCGGCAAGTGCATGTACAAACTTGAGCCGGTCCTGGCCGATGGGGGTGAACTGATCATTTATGCGCCTCATCTCAAAGAGGTCTCTGTCAGCCATGGCCAGCATATCGAAGCAATCGGTTACCATTGTCGCGATTACTTCCTGAAACAGTGGGATAGGTTTAAAGACGTCCCTTGGGGCGTTCTGGCCCACTCGACACACGTCAGAGGCCTCGGCACTTTCGAAAATGGAGTTGAGGAATGCCGCGCGCGAGTGACCTTGGCCAGTCAAATCCCAGAGGAGCAATGTCGGCGCCTGAACCTGGGCTATCGCCATCCGCAGAGCATTCATACGGGGGACTTCACCAATCGCGAGGAGGAAGGCATCCTGTTGGTGCCCAAGGCGGGCGAAATGCTTTTCCGCCTCGAGACCCCTCCTCCATGGGCTGATGGGCGCTTCTCCGCGAGCGTGGCGTGAACCACATGGACCTAGAGTTCAAGGACGTGAGATTGGCGGATTTGTGTTAAAGGGCTGGAAGATCACGGTGAGGTTTGTGGTCGCGGTTCCGTCTGACCAAAGCCTTATCAGCAGGAGTTAAATCAGACTGAAGGCGGAGCTCGTGAGAGGCAAATTCCTGTCTGGAAGATTTAGCCTGCGAATTCGGGCTTTAGGGCCATTTCTCACAAAACCTCATTAATTTCCATTGCGACGAGCGTTTGAATCCTTAGCATCTGCCCCTTGCCGGCAAAACTCAGGCCGGATGCGACCTATATCATGAAGAACTACAACATTGCAGTCATTGGCGGCGATGGCACCGGCCCGGAGGTGGTCCGTGAGGCGGTCAAGGTCCTCGAAACAGCCGCCGGGAAGTTTAATCTCAAGCTCAATTTCACCCATTATGACCTGGGCGGCGACCGCTACCTGCGGACCGGCGAAGTGCTGCCCGATAGTGTTCTGGACGAGTTGCGTAAATTCCCGGCGATTCTCCTGGGGGCTATTGGCCATCCCAACGTCAAGCCGGGCATCCTTGAAAAAGGCATCCTGCTGCGCGCTCGATTCGAGCTCGAACAGTACATTAACCTGCGACCTGTAAAGCTTTATGACGAGCGGTTCTGTCCGTTGAAGGATAAGAAGCCTTCAGACATCGATTTTGTGGTCGTTCGCGAAAATAACGAGGGGCTTTATACCGGGGCGGGCGGGTTTGTCTTTAAAGGGACTGCGAACGAAGTGGCTCTGCAGGAAAGCGTCAATACGCGGCGCGGCGTCGAGCGTTGCCTGCGCTATGCCTTCGAGTATGCCCGCAAGAGGAACAAAGACAAGAAGCTGACTCTTTCAGGTAAAACCAATGTGCTGACCTACGCGTTCGACCTGTGGGAGCGGGCGTTTCACGAAATCGGAGAAGCCGATTTCAAAGATATCAAGCGCGATTATGCGCACGTCGATGCCACCACGATGTGGTTTGTCAAAAACCCGGAATGGTTCGATGTGATTGTGACGGACAATATGTTCGGCGATATCATTACGGATTTGGGGGCGATGGTCCAGGGGGGCATGGGCATTGCCGCGGGCGGAAATATCAATCCGCAGGGGACCAGCATGTTCGAGCCGATTGGCGGCAGCGCGCCGAAGTACACCGGCCAGAATGTCATCAATCCGCTGGCCGCCATCTGCGCCGGGCAGATGCTGCTGGATTTTCTCGGCGAGGCCGCCGCCGCCAAGGCCATTGAAGACGCGGTCATCAAAATTGTGCGGGAGAAGATAAAGAGCCTGGCAGCCGGCAAGATGGGCTACAGCACCACGCAAGTGGGGGATTTGGTCGCGGTCGCACTCTGAGCACCGGATTTTTTAGCCGCAAGAGAACTCAAAGAACGCAACGAGAACCAAGCGGGAAAGCGGCGGAAGGAATCTCAAGATGACCGGCGGTTTCCGCGAAGCATGCCCGGAAGGCTCTCCGGTTCTTTGCGTTCCCTGCGTTCCTTTGCGGCTAGTTCCAGATCCCTACCATTGTCGGACACGGTAAAAGCGCCGCGGGCCGCTGGCGTTTGGATCGATGAGCAATTGCGGCGTGCTGGTTCCACGCACCGTGCCTGCTGTCAGCCATGTGGGGGAACTCAAGGTTGCAGAATACTCGAGCGCGTAGTTCTTTCCCCCGACGGTTTGGACGAGCACGGCAAATTGGGTTCCCAACAGGACGGTTCGGAGGATTTGAGGATGAACGCCAACTGAACCCACCAGCAGAAGGGTATGGGCCTGGCCTGCGGCAATGGCGAACACATTCGTCACCGCCGGCAAAGAACACTGACCATTCCAGTTGTTGCCCCAGGCGCCAACGGTCCCATCCGCTTTGAGCGCGACGCTGTGGCTTCCCCCTCCGGCTAAAGCAACGACACCGGCAAGGCTGGCAGGAGCCTGCGATTCGCCTTGGGAATTATCACCCCAACCCACGACAGTGCCGCCACCTTGCGCCGCCAAACTGTGATAAGCCCCCGCCCCAATGGCGATAACATTGGACAAACCGGCGGGCACAAGGGATTGGCCGGCAAAATCGGCGAGGGCATCCGTGTTTTCGCCCCAAGCCACCACGGTCCCATCTGCGCGCAGGGCCAGGTTATGATCACCGCCCGCGGCGATTGCCACGACGTTGGTCAAATTCGAGGGAATATCGAGCTGGCCGGCGCTGTCATCGCCCCAAGCCACTACCGTCCCATCCCTGCGCAAGGCCAAGCTATGCCATGTCCCGGCCGCGATGGCTATGACGTTGGACAATCCTTGCGGGGGAGTCGCCTGGCCATAGGAATTACCGCCCCAGGCGACGACTGCGCCCTCAATGGTCAGGGCGAGGCTGTGGTAACCGCCCCCGGCGATGCCAATCACATTGGAAAGAGATGAGGGAACAGTGCATTGGCCTTCATAGTTTTGCCCCACTGCTTCAACAGAACCGTCTGTGCGCAAAAAGAGGCTGTGCCAGGCGCCGGCGGCGATGGCGATCGCCCGGGCCGAGTCTGTCGGAACGTTCAATTGGCCGAGCGAGTTATCGCCTTCTCCGACGATTGAAGTGATGGTCAAAACGGCGTTGGAACTCAGAACGCTGCCGTATGGGCTGCTGATCACCACTGAGTAAGAGCCCGCTGCTGTCTGGCTGACGCTGGGCAACGTGAGCGAGCTGGCCGTTGCGCCCGGAAGCGGCTGCCCATTGAAGTCCCATTGATAGGATAATGGCGCCGTGCCGCCCGCCAACACCGTAAATGTAACAGGGTTGCCAACATATCCCGTTGCGGACTGAGGTTGCTGAAGGATGGAAGGCGGGCTCGTCAGCAGCCCATACACATTCACCCGCCCGGAGAATGTGGCGAGATAGACCTTCCCATTCGCGACAGTCGGCGGCACAAACTTTGCAAAATTGCCGACCGAATCCCGCGCGCTCACCTGTTGGGAATTCCAGAGTTCGCGAGACACGTTCTGCGCGTCGTAGGCGCGCAGAATCCCGGGGCGAACACTCTGGTTGGCGTCGCCGGTCAGTTGGTGGGCAGCCCAGACGATGGCGCTGCCGGCATTGGTTCCATTGGCCGAGAGAGAGAGGATGCCGCCCGGCTGGCCACGTGGTGCGGCAGTGGGGCTTTGCGCAAAAACCGGCAGCACAAACAGGCCCTTGCCGCGGTCGAAGGCGTACTGCTGCAAATACACCGAGGAGGGCCAAATGTAACCGTATGAAGCATCCGGTCCATCCCACCACACGGGCCCGCCATGCACCTCGTCTGTCGTGACCCTGAAACTCTGCACGATGTTGTCGTTGGTGGTTGTGGACGTGGTTAAGCCCCCCATGTTGTCGCGGTCCACCAAATAGACCACTCCCTCTTTGCCGCCGGAAAACGCCAGGCTTGTCCCCGGAATCAAGAGCATCCCACCGGAACCAAGGTCGATATCGCCATTCTCCAGATGCTGCCAGTTATATGGCGTAAACCAACTCGCAATACTCAACATTCCCGCATTGGGCGTGAGTTTGAGGAAACTTTCGCCTCGATCGGCTGTACTGGACGTATCCACCAATCCATTGCCTGTGGAGATGTAAAGGTTGCCATTCGGATCGGCGGCGGGGCCTTGGCCGCTCATCCAAATGCCGCCGTTATAGCCGTTGGGCGTGTCATTGAAGACGGCAGTCTGCTGCAACGTCGAGGTGTTATACCCAATGAGCCAGCCGTGATACGGCCCATTATCGCAATGCGATGACCATGCGACATAGACCGTGCCGTTGACCAGCGCCAGCGCAGGACGCTGGTTTTGTCTGGCCGAGTCAAACGCAATGGTTCCTCCCACGCTCCCATCGCCTGTGCCGGTGTAGTTCGCTGTGATAATGACGGGACTGTTGGGCCGTTCGAGTCCCGTCGCCACATCGAGCGCGTGCAGGCGTTGAACAAAATTCGTCCCGTATTCCTTTGTCCGCGCCACCAGAAAAACCGTGCCCGAAATCGCGTCAATGACCGGCGTTCCGACGATGCCGATATTGCCGCTAAAATCCCGATAATATCCGCCGCATGCGCCAAGGGCGCTCATGTCATCATTGGAGGGAGGGACAATGCCGGGCGGGTTGATGAAGATGGTCTGCCAATAGGGCGTGGACACCGCGGCATTATCAGCGTCGAAGGCATAAACCGAATCATTAACCGTGGCGACAATGAGGAGGTTATGAGCGCCCTGGCCCGGGATAGCGACGTTGGCGATGACCAACGGCTGGGCATAAACCTGGTCATCAACAACGCGGGTGAAAACCAAGCCGAACTCGTTGCTATTGACGTTTTGAGTGTTCAGCAGCGGTTCAGACAGATTTGCCCCCGTCCGGGCGTTGTCATTGTGATGCGTCAGCACGCTCACAGGCGTGGCGGCGCCGGCAACGATAACCCCGAGAGACAACAAAGCCCCCAGCACAAGGTGCAGGAATCCTTTTGGAACGGTCTTGATGCCACGGGCGCTTTGAAAGCAATAAAGCACGGAACGATAGCAGGAGATTGCAAAAAAGCTAATTATACCCATAAGGAGACTGGCTCCAGCTTAGCGCGGATATTCCGAATGGCGAACAGAAATTAAAAAAGGATTCGGGCAACGGTTCGCCAAGGAGGTGGGGATGGGGAATCCCGCTGAAGAAAACGATCCGCCACCCGAATCGAGCGTAATTCTTGGAGAGAGTGTTGCATGAAGTCAAATGAAAAAGTTTTTTTTAACAAAACGAACATGTCGTCCGTAAATACCCTTAGGTTGGGGCCTTTGGGGCAGGGAATGCGGAGCGCTGGAGACACGAATTAGCGCGAATGAGGAGTTTCTTCGACCAAAGCTCCATTGGTGACAATCGGCGCAATTCGCGTCTCCTTAAGCTCGTCGGAGCGTTGAGCGAAGCGGGTTTTCACCTCGAAGGCAAAGTTATCCAGCGCGGCCCCAGAGACGGTGTCACCATTAAAGGCCAGAGTGAGATTGAGCAACCCTTCTCGCTCAGCTAAATAGTGAAATTGCGCCTCGGCGATCTTGGTCGGCATGCATTCCAAAGGGCCAACCGAGATGACTCCGTCCACCTGCCGGCGATGGAAAGCTTCGAGGGCGCCACCCACCGTTAACACCGCTTCGCCTTCGAGTTCGGGATTGAGGTACGGTTGTGCGGCGGCCAGGGTCTGCTCAATCGAAGGGGGGCGAGGCCAGCCCAGGTGAGGGGCCATGGCAGCGCGCACCAGCGTTTCAATGCGCTTTTGGATATATTCGGCAAAGTGATCGGCCACCAGGTTGCGACCGCTCCTGCGCCGGGCGACGTAGCCGCAGTAGGCCACCCACTCCGATTGCGGCGCCAGGCGCACCCGCAGTCCCCGGCTTTCGAGCTTTTGAATCAGAAAGTCGTTGCTGAACTCCACTGCCCGGACATAAATCTCTCCGGTCAATTCGACGCGTGGCAGGCTGCCCGAACCGCGTGCGGCAGCAAATTCTTTGGCCGCGCGCGCCAGAAGATCGCGAATACCGAACAGCCGTCCACCCGCCACTTGCCATAAAGCTGGGCTGAGGCGCAGGTCACCGCGACCGGCCCGTTCGAGCAGGTCAAGAAGCTCGGAGGAAAAGCGGCGGTAGAGCGCATCGGCGTGGCCAGGCTCGTGTTCAAGTGGGCGAACATCCAGCAACGCTTGAAAGAGTACATCCGTTGCAACGATGCCAGCGACCATCAGCATTTCGGCGCCTGCGGGAAGATCGTCGAAGTAGCCAGAATCTTTCGGCGCCCAAATTCTGAGCCGGTCGCTCCAGCCCAAGCGCTCAAGGACGATGCGGTTTAACAGATTATAAACACCGAAACGGCAGGGGCCATCGGTGCTGGGCATCACATAGACGAAGCGTTCGCCCGGGCGCGCCTTTTCCAGCCGCTGCAGCAACGAGCCAAGGGTCAGCGGCATGGGGAGGCATTCCTTGCCGGAGGTAAAACGGCGGCCTCGGCGCATCGCTTCCATATCTGGAGGCGGCAAGGCTTCGGCGTTCAGACCCACCCCGCGAAAAACTGCCGCTACGGCATCCGAAGTGGCGCCCAGGCACGGAATGAGCATTGTTTCGGTCTCGCCGTTGTAACGGCCAACGTCGCGCAGACGCAACCCGGTGGATTGGATTGAGGCGAAGTCGGTTGGTTTTTGGGCCGCGTGAGGCGCCCGGCGGTCCTCATCGACGCAATGCAGAAATGCCTCGACGCGGGTTTTGGTGCCGGCATCGCCGGAATGGCCGTCGGTTTCGATGATGGCGAAGGGTTTTCCTTCCATGACGTAAGCCGCGAAGTGCAGGTTGAAACTATCTGGACCGCAGGAATAATTGCTGCAGTAGAGGGCGTACTGGCCGGGTGTGCGCCGGACCTGGTGGGCTGCGCGCAAAAGGCTCTGGCCGTAAGCCCAATACATATCATCAAACTGCGGCCCTTCCTGTTCCAACGGATAACAATCCACCGGGATGCCAATGGCGCCTTGCTCGCGCAGGATGGCCGGCACATTCGAGTTCAGGAGCTTGTTATGAATTGTATAGCTCCGCCCCAAAACCACTACCGGCACGACCTCCCGTTGCCGGCAAAAATCCAGCGCGCGCTGGCCAATCTCTCCGCTGCCCTGTTCGAATTCCCTTTGCAACTTCACCCCGGCTGCCCAGGCGCTACGCCAAACTCTTTGACTTACCCCCAGCGTCTTTCCAAGCCGCCGGCAGCTTGCCAGAAACTCTTCAGATTCAAACCCGCCCGGGCCGAAATCGATAAGCGGGCAGAGCAGGCGGTCTGCAGGTCCGTGGCTGCCGTTTAACGAGCAGCGCATCACATCCGGGCTTGCTTGAACAATAGGACAGACCACCAGTCGCCGCTGGTCATGGGCCGGCGCCAGGCTCCGGACCATTGGCACAAAAAGCCGCTCCGCGCCGGTCTCGGCCATCCGCTCGGCCAATCCATGAAAGAGCTGCATCGGAGCGCAAAAAGGGACATTGGCAAACTGGATGCCTCGTTTGAGAGTCGCTTGGTTACTGCCCGAGACCAGTTCCAGGCCGTAACCTGAATGATGGAAGAAAGCCGCAAAAAATGGGAATAGCCCTTTGAGCATGAACTCGTCGGCCAACGCGATTCGGGGTTTCCCCCGGGCGCCCAAGAAAGGAACCACCAGCTTTTGAGCCAACTCGGACTGCTCGCGAAAGGGGTCCGGGGCAAGGTCCGGCAGTTTTTTCTTGCGCGTGGCTTTATCATGCAAGGCGCAACCACCGCCCCAGGTAAAATTGGCCCGATGCTCGTTGACGACTGTTCGAAGGCGTTCGATCCGGCAGCGGTTGCCGACCCCGCCGCAACCGGAGCTGGCACGGCAGACAAACGAATCCTTCTCTTCAACGCTGGCATGGAGAAAGAGGTTTGGGTCGAAGAAAGGGTGGCGACCGGCTGAATGCGAAACACCAGCAGCGACCGGCTGCTGACAGCCGCTCAGCCCAGCGAGTTCCCGGGTCGCAAGCACCGCGATGCCAAGCGCCCCAACCGTTCCCGGATTGGGCGGAACGATGACCTCGCTTCCGGTCTGCCGGGCAACGGCTGCCGCGAGGGCGTCGGCCGAAAAAGGCATGCCCTGGCAAAAGATGACCTTGCCCACGGAGCGGTTGCCTTTCACCCGGTTGAGGTAGTTTTTGATGATCGAATCATAGAGGCCGGAGATGATGGCCTGCGGCTCGACGCCTGCTCCGACACTTTCATCGATGACTTCCGCCATAAAGACCGAGCAATGCTGCCCCAGCGAGATGCCCCAAGGCGCGCTCATCGCCGCCCGGCCCAATTGAGTGACATCCTGAATGCCGGGAAATTTGCGGCCTTGTTCCTCGATGAAAGAACCTGTCCCGGCACTGCAGGCCTCGTTCATGGCACAATCGATTATACGCCCCTCGGCCAGCCGGATGTACTTGGCGTCCTGGCCGCCAATCTCGAAAACCGTATCCACTCGCTGGTCGTAATGAAGCGCACCGGTTGCGTGAGCGACGATCTCGTTCACGATGAAGACAGCCTCTTTGCCGTAGCAGGAGGTCAACAAAGACCCGGCTATATCCCGTCCGCTGCCAGTGACGCCAAAGCCAATGAGCGGGCACTTGCCCGCGGGCCCGGCAACGAAGCGCCTCAGCAAATCCTGCGCGGCTCCGACTGGATCGCCCAGGGTTTGACGGTAGCCTTCCCAGAGCGTTTCCAGGTTGGCAATGTCGATGGCGACCAGTTTCGCTCCCGTCGAGCCGATGTCGAACCCCAGCACGGACCGCCGCGCCTCGCCGTCGATTTCAGCCCAGGGCCGAGCCGGCATTCGCTGAACCTTCCCGAGCGCCTCGATAAGAGGCGGGAGCCGTTCGAGATTCAGCGGAGGCGCAGGCGCTAACAAAGACTCGAGCGGCGGCAGCGTGGCCGATTGTTCGGAAGCGATGACTGCACAGCCAAGGGCCTCCAGGTCCAGCGCGTGTGGCTCACTGAAAGGAATCAGCTCCATTTGCTGCCGTGCCAGGGCTTCGCCCAGAACACGCCGCACGCGAGCCGAACGGCTGACGCCGCCCGTCAGCAAAACCCAGCGAGGGCTTACCCCCGGCTTGATGAGCACCAGGACATTCTCACAGACCGCATCGAACAGACCTGCCAGGATGCGCGCGCGGTCCTCGCCTTTGTTGGCCAGGTGGGTCATATCGGTTTTCAGGATGACCGGGCAGCGCCCGGAGAGCGGGGCCGGATCGGGCACATTGCAGCAGAGAGCGCTGGCCTCCTGGACATCCAGCGAGAAGCGCTCCACCAGTTGACGCAGAAAATTGCCCGTCCCCTGCGAACAGCGGCTGTTTTCCCTGAAAACGCTCGGAGCGCTGTCCCGAATCTCGAGGACAGAAAAGCCGTGGCTCCCGATGCTCACCACGGTGGCGGGCTTGGTTCCAAAATGGAACCGGTAACCGCGAAGCTGGGCCTGTTTGGTGGGAACCCGCGGCAATTGTACCTGATTGGAAAAGCGACCGGTCACTGCCGCGCCGCTGAAGGAAGACCAGTCCCAGCGACGCAGCGCATCGAGGAGGCGGGGACCTGGATTTTTTTCGTGCTCGAATACCTCGCGCCGGCCAATGCGCAGTCCGCCTGGCTGGCAGGCCAACTCGACCAGTTTCACCGTCTCAGTGCCGATATCAATTCCAAGAAAACGCTCGTGGGCAGCAGCGGGCCTTCTCGCGCCTGTCGAGCAACCAGTTTCCATCTGACTCAGGGTTCGCATGGTTCCATTTTACTGGAAGACCACTGACTGGCTTAATTGATAATCTTTTGGAGTTCATCGGTAAAATCAATTCGGATGAACAATTGTGATTCGCTGATGAGCGGTCCAGGAATCCCAGTGGCCGAAGCGGTCTTTGGGGATTTCCGAGTCTTCCGGGTACACGAGGTAGGCGGTCTGGTGAGAATAGGCCCAGGCATAAACGAGATTGCGGCGAGGGAAAATCTTGCGGACATTTTTGGAGGTCCCTGGGTCGTTGATGATTGGGTCGCCATCGGGAGTGAAGCCGACGCACACCACCAGATGACCATTCGGACCGGGTCCCTTGCCCCGCAGCCGATCGTAGCAGACCGATAGGCCAACCGGGATGCCCTGGGCGATCCACCCCTCTAATTCGGAGAGGTCGCTCATCCGGGTCACATACGCGCGGAGAGGCCGCATCGAGCCGGCATAGGCCATGTTGAAAGACCAGTTGCCCGTGCCCTGCCATTGGGAGTCATAGACCCCGTCGGCCACCTCGGGCACGTTGTGGTCCAGGTCAGGACGGTGCAGCCGCTGGGACCAATAGGCCAGGAGCATCGAAACGGTGGTCGGACTGCAGAGCACTTTGCCGTTGGGATAAGCCATTTGGCTGCGCTCGGGCACGGGAAGAATGGTTCCCCAGGCGGCGCGGTTCGCCGCCAGGGCGGGCGGAGAAGCATTGGTATCGCTCAGGCACATCCCCAGGAATTTCAATTTCGGTCGAGCGAGGTCATCCCCGCCCAGGGTCAGCCGGATTTGCAGCCGCTGGGCCGGGCGCCTGAGAATCAGGGTATCCGTCGAAACATCGCCGTCGGAATCTTTCTGTTCTGAAACGCTCTGGCGGGGAAAGCGGGCCGGATTGCTCGACCACAGCCCCATCGTGTAAAACTTGGTTGCGCCTTCTAGATAGATGGCGCGCGCTTCCACCTTTAGAAATGTGCCGTCCGGCGCATCAGCATTCCAGGAGGTGATTAATTCATTAAAAGGGATTTGCGCCTCGATTACTGGCGACGTGAGGACAAGCTCGCCAATTTTGACGCCACGGGTCTTTTCGAAGCTGCCAAACCGGTGGAAACCGATGAACTGAGCGCCGCGCGCATCGAGTTGAGAAGCAGCGGTGATATTGCCAATAAAGCTGAGAACTGTGAAGAGCAGAGCGCCATTTAAAAGGGCGTCTGCGCGAATACGAGAAACGTGGAGCGGCAGGGCTTGCCGCGAAGTATCGGGAGTGCGCCTCAATAGGACTCTTTTTGAAGGTGTCCGCCAGGCGGCAAGCCAACGCGCCGGCCAACGGCGCGACACAGACGAGTCGCGCGCTTCGGTTGCACTCATGGCGAGTTGTGGACATCGAGAATTCATAAGGTTCCAAGAGTTTGCCATCTCGGTTGAGGTATGTCGCCTGGAAATGACCGCAGAGGGCTGCTTCAATGATTCACCACCGGCATGGGCCGGTTGTCTTGCTCCGCCTGTTGGAGGGCTTCCCGGTTGCGGATGGGTTTGAGACAGAACAGGCCGGCGAGTGAGAGTAACAAGAGAACTGCCAGCCCGGCGTAAAGCGGAAAGTAAGACCCGGGCCTCGCCGCCGCTTCCCCAAGTTGCCTCACTTTCACGCCTGCCACCCAGTG
This window harbors:
- a CDS encoding C39 family peptidase — protein: MSATEARDSSVSRRWPARWLAAWRTPSKRVLLRRTPDTSRQALPLHVSRIRADALLNGALLFTVLSFIGNITAASQLDARGAQFIGFHRFGSFEKTRGVKIGELVLTSPVIEAQIPFNELITSWNADAPDGTFLKVEARAIYLEGATKFYTMGLWSSNPARFPRQSVSEQKDSDGDVSTDTLILRRPAQRLQIRLTLGGDDLARPKLKFLGMCLSDTNASPPALAANRAAWGTILPVPERSQMAYPNGKVLCSPTTVSMLLAYWSQRLHRPDLDHNVPEVADGVYDSQWQGTGNWSFNMAYAGSMRPLRAYVTRMSDLSELEGWIAQGIPVGLSVCYDRLRGKGPGPNGHLVVCVGFTPDGDPIINDPGTSKNVRKIFPRRNLVYAWAYSHQTAYLVYPEDSEIPKDRFGHWDSWTAHQRITIVHPN